CGGCAGCACGGATAAAGACAGCCTGATGGAGCAGGTGAACAGTACGCGTAATCACTTCCTGCTGATCAGCCTGCTGGCGCTGGCCTGTTTCGCCGCGCTATTTATCTGGCTGACGCGCAAACTGGTCAGCCGCCCGCTCAGCGACGTCGTGAGTATCGCGCAGCAATATGCCAGCGGCGACCTGCGCGCGCGGGCACAAACGCAACGCGTGGATGAAATTGGCGCGCTGATGCACGCCATCGACGGCATCGGCCACGGCCTGGAAAAAATTGTCGGCGAGGTACGGCAGGTTTCGTCTGAAATCATGCTCAACACGCAAGGACTGGCGCACGACAGCGAGCAGATCAATCAGCAGATCGGCACGCAGGCCAGCAGTCTGGAAGAAACGTCCGCCAGCATGGAGCAGATCACCGCTACTGTGCAGAATACGGCGGATAACGCCACGCAGGCGACTCAGCTGGTGCAGCAGACCGACCAAGCCGCCACCGTTGGCGCTGATGCGGTGAATCAGTCGGTTGAAAGCATGGAGGCCATTAAGCACGCCTCAACGCGCATCGCGGATATCACCACCGTTATCGAAGGCATCGCCTTCCAGACCAATATTCTGGCACTTAACGCCGCCGTAGAAGCCGCCAGAGCCGGTGAACACGGTCGTGGTTTTGCGGTAGTCGCCTCGGAAGTCCGGGCACTGGCGCAGCGCAGTTCTAATGCGGTTAAAGAGATTGAAAATCTGGTCGCCGATTCCCTGAGCAAAGTCGAAGACGGGCATCAGAGTGCTGCTAAAACGCAGGCGAATATGAGCAATATATTGCAGGGGATCCGTCAGGTGAAAGTGCTGATGAGCGATATTGATGTGGCGTCGCACGAACAATCCTCCGGCATTTCGCAGGTGAATATCGCCATTATGCAGATTGGCAAAGCAACGCAGGAAAACGCCACTCTGGTCGAAAACTCACAGCAGACTGCCGCGGCGCTCAGCGAACAA
The Rahnella variigena genome window above contains:
- a CDS encoding methyl-accepting chemotaxis protein, producing the protein MKTSSKRAFRRWSIGAKLASIASLLVGSLFIIFTLSLTHSAGRQVNTLAVNAISEQVTGVVDMIEMYNASLNAEVDSYTRLFSHFLPSDFELDTTNPVMVGEQSAPVIKAGGLPLNLDSKIPDDFLARTGAISTVFARRGDDFIRVTTSLKKQDGNRAIGTLLDNTSPAYAQIMAGQSFSGLATLFGKKYITKYEPVRDAQGSVIGILFVGVDITQEYADMRQKILSKRIGEKGYFFVLNSAPGKDLGKYLVHSTDEGKTPAWPEGELQQVMAQPKGQREYTDTATHHQQFMVYANVPAWHWVVVGSTDKDSLMEQVNSTRNHFLLISLLALACFAALFIWLTRKLVSRPLSDVVSIAQQYASGDLRARAQTQRVDEIGALMHAIDGIGHGLEKIVGEVRQVSSEIMLNTQGLAHDSEQINQQIGTQASSLEETSASMEQITATVQNTADNATQATQLVQQTDQAATVGADAVNQSVESMEAIKHASTRIADITTVIEGIAFQTNILALNAAVEAARAGEHGRGFAVVASEVRALAQRSSNAVKEIENLVADSLSKVEDGHQSAAKTQANMSNILQGIRQVKVLMSDIDVASHEQSSGISQVNIAIMQIGKATQENATLVENSQQTAAALSEQGRHLSKLVSVFKISER